From the Selenomonas timonae genome, one window contains:
- a CDS encoding DUF1292 domain-containing protein, whose product MAEHEELHDEDVIVVMTNEDGDERYYREEMIIPIGEDRFAVLIALTATSEEELENAEEGDEATIAKIVTDDDGEDIYTDPTDEEFDAVRRAYEEMLEEEEE is encoded by the coding sequence ATGGCAGAACATGAAGAGCTTCACGATGAGGATGTCATCGTTGTCATGACGAATGAGGACGGCGATGAGCGTTACTACCGTGAGGAGATGATTATCCCGATCGGTGAGGATCGTTTTGCCGTTCTGATTGCGCTCACGGCAACCTCTGAGGAGGAGCTTGAGAATGCTGAGGAGGGGGACGAGGCGACGATTGCGAAGATCGTCACGGACGACGACGGCGAGGATATCTACACCGATCCGACGGATGAGGAGTTCGATGCCGTGCGCCGTGCCTATGAGGAGATGCTGGAAGAAGAGGAAGAATAA
- the mltG gene encoding endolytic transglycosylase MltG — MKESLRGVLDFLNNDGLRKALDAVYRGKGTPMQKKIVFGIPALAVLFILIVAFVIIPLSGSPSHTGERGTPIYFTVRPGMSVSEIGKELHERGIIDSERKFWWTAKLNGFENKVKSGTFAMHTGMEPRDALETLVYGNTVVLRFVIPEGFSVREIAERLADDGLVNADDFMARAKNYRPYPYVEKHEDVRYAVEGFLFPDTYEINGEFDAARIMEMMAVNFDRRLTKDMRDRAKEMNLSIYELVTLASLVEKEAYHEEDRPIIAQIFLKRLRIGMPLQADPTVQYLLNEPKEDLLYKDTEIDSPYNTYQNVGLPPGPIASPGTASLNAVLHPADTDYLYFVADRNGNNYYATSYEDHLTLVDQVR, encoded by the coding sequence TTGAAGGAGTCATTGCGGGGAGTATTGGACTTCTTGAACAACGATGGCTTGCGCAAAGCGCTGGATGCGGTCTATCGAGGGAAGGGGACGCCGATGCAGAAGAAGATTGTATTCGGGATTCCGGCGCTGGCAGTCCTGTTCATTCTGATTGTTGCGTTCGTTATCATTCCACTGTCAGGCTCACCTTCGCATACAGGAGAGCGCGGGACGCCGATCTATTTCACAGTGCGTCCGGGTATGAGTGTGAGCGAGATCGGCAAGGAGCTGCATGAACGTGGGATCATCGACAGCGAGCGAAAGTTCTGGTGGACAGCGAAGCTGAACGGCTTCGAGAACAAGGTCAAGAGTGGCACGTTTGCCATGCATACAGGCATGGAGCCGCGCGATGCGCTTGAGACACTGGTCTATGGCAATACGGTGGTGCTCCGCTTTGTGATTCCCGAGGGCTTTAGTGTGCGCGAGATCGCCGAGCGGCTTGCCGACGATGGGCTGGTCAATGCGGATGACTTTATGGCGCGTGCGAAGAACTACCGCCCCTATCCCTATGTCGAAAAGCATGAGGATGTGCGCTATGCGGTAGAGGGCTTCCTCTTCCCCGATACGTATGAGATCAACGGGGAATTCGACGCAGCGCGTATTATGGAGATGATGGCGGTGAATTTCGACCGCCGCCTGACAAAGGATATGCGCGACCGCGCGAAGGAGATGAATCTCTCAATCTATGAGCTCGTGACGCTCGCCTCACTCGTGGAGAAGGAGGCGTATCATGAGGAGGATCGCCCGATCATTGCACAGATTTTCCTGAAGCGTCTGCGGATCGGTATGCCGCTGCAGGCAGATCCGACGGTACAGTATCTGCTGAACGAGCCGAAGGAGGATCTGCTGTATAAGGATACGGAGATCGACTCGCCGTATAACACCTATCAGAATGTCGGGCTGCCGCCGGGGCCGATTGCAAGCCCCGGGACGGCATCGCTGAACGCTGTGCTGCATCCTGCGGACACGGACTATCTGTACTTTGTTGCCGATCGGAACGGGAACAACTACTATGCAACGAGTTATGAGGATCATCTTACACTGGTCGATCAGGTGCGCTGA
- a CDS encoding peptidase U32 family protein: protein MKKPELLAPAGTMEKLQMALAYGADAAYLGGTQFGLRAFGGNFTNDEIRAAVQLAHGMGRKVYVTVNVFPHNDDLVALPDYLRFLAEAEVDAVLVADLGVFMCAREVAPTLPVHISTQANNVNWRTVRAWQELGAERVVLARELSREEIREIRRQTDVELELFVHGAMCISYSGRCLLSSYFTGRDANRGGCAQSCRWQYALVEASRPGEYYPIAEDERGTYIMNSKDLCLLPYLDEVVASGIDSLKIEGRMKSVHYVASVVKAYRMALDAACAGTPYEVREEWIEELGKVSHRAYTTGFFFGKTTEVDQIYGSSSYEQTTDFVGLVRAYDAESGLATVEQRNNMKLGQEIEIFQPHGASFRQELAEMWGADGQSITAAPHPQQIVRIRMMQAVEGNSILRRDVPKKEEVR, encoded by the coding sequence ATGAAAAAACCTGAGCTGCTTGCGCCCGCAGGGACGATGGAGAAGCTGCAGATGGCGCTCGCCTACGGCGCAGATGCGGCATATCTCGGCGGCACGCAGTTCGGGCTGCGCGCGTTTGGCGGAAATTTCACGAACGATGAGATACGGGCTGCAGTGCAGCTGGCACACGGTATGGGGCGAAAAGTCTATGTGACGGTCAATGTATTCCCGCACAATGACGATCTCGTCGCGCTGCCGGACTATCTGCGCTTTCTTGCGGAGGCGGAGGTGGACGCCGTGCTTGTCGCCGATTTGGGCGTCTTTATGTGCGCGCGTGAGGTCGCTCCTACGCTGCCCGTACACATCAGCACGCAGGCGAACAATGTGAACTGGCGCACGGTGCGCGCGTGGCAGGAACTCGGCGCAGAGCGTGTCGTGCTTGCACGTGAGCTATCGCGCGAGGAGATCCGGGAGATTCGACGGCAGACGGATGTGGAGCTGGAGCTCTTCGTGCATGGTGCGATGTGCATCTCCTATTCGGGGCGATGCCTTCTTAGCAGTTATTTCACGGGGCGCGATGCGAACCGCGGCGGATGCGCACAGTCCTGCCGCTGGCAGTATGCGCTCGTGGAGGCGTCGCGTCCCGGGGAGTACTATCCCATTGCAGAGGATGAGCGCGGCACCTACATCATGAACTCGAAGGATCTCTGCCTCCTGCCGTATCTGGACGAGGTCGTTGCATCGGGCATCGACAGCCTCAAGATCGAGGGGCGCATGAAGAGCGTCCACTATGTTGCGAGTGTGGTCAAGGCATACCGCATGGCGCTTGATGCTGCGTGTGCGGGTACACCCTATGAAGTGCGGGAAGAGTGGATCGAAGAACTCGGTAAGGTCTCGCATCGTGCCTATACGACGGGATTTTTCTTTGGCAAGACGACGGAGGTAGATCAGATCTACGGTTCGTCCTCCTATGAGCAGACCACGGACTTCGTGGGGCTGGTGCGCGCCTACGATGCAGAGAGTGGGCTGGCTACAGTCGAGCAGCGCAACAATATGAAGCTGGGGCAGGAGATCGAGATCTTTCAGCCGCATGGCGCATCCTTTCGGCAGGAACTCGCGGAGATGTGGGGTGCGGACGGACAGTCGATCACGGCGGCGCCGCATCCGCAGCAGATTGTCCGCATACGGATGATGCAGGCGGTCGAGGGAAATAGCATTCTGCGCCGCGAT